One region of Armigeres subalbatus isolate Guangzhou_Male chromosome 3, GZ_Asu_2, whole genome shotgun sequence genomic DNA includes:
- the LOC134222733 gene encoding uncharacterized protein LOC134222733 encodes MQNQRRLSAGAAIPKAPAVKRRMSRHGSVLIETTPRQIPWDLIDRLLVPIIGCHAAAIVCSGVFNFLGISQVSAFVLFLFFSILTVGAAIGFHSLKVGPGGRAQAANVAERGILTYGA; translated from the exons ATGCAGAACCAAAGAAGG CTCTCGGCCGGTGCAGCCATCCCCAAGGCCCCTGCCGTCAAGCGTCGCATGTCCCGCCACGGCTCGGTCCTGATTGAGACCACCCCGCGGCAAATTCCGTGGGACCTGATCGATCGGCTGCTGGTTCCAATCATCGGCTGCCACGCCGCGGCCATTGTTTGCTCCGGTGTGTTCAACTTTCTCGGAATTTCCCAGGTGTCCGCGTTCGTGCTGTTTCTGTTCTTCTCCATCCTGACGGTCGGGGCTGCCATCGGATTCCACAGTCTTAAGGTAGGTCCGGGTGGGCGAGCGCAAGCAGCAAATGTTGCAGAAAGGGGGATTTTAACATACGGTGCATAA